A single Methylomonas sp. AM2-LC DNA region contains:
- a CDS encoding ATP-binding protein → MITLDTLKSWLTCVREDEHLEFKEAKQQYDTTKLLRYCVALANEGGGHLVLGISDKPPRRVVGTQAFQNTGEIKARILEALRFRVEITELQHPDGRVLVFEVPPRPVGTPFHYEGAYLMRAGEELVPMSSDQLRRIMAEGEPDWFDQVARKEATADEVIALLDTQSFFELISLPYPTSRDGVLARLTQERLITEQPSGWLITNLAAILLAKRMDAFSPDLARKAPRVVIYDGVNKLVTREDKVRVPGYAVGFESLVDFVHSAAPQNHFVEQVVREEVKMFPRQAIRELIANALVHQDFQASGTSVMIEMYADRLEVSNPGLPPIKVERFIDEYRSRNERLADLMRRLGVCEEKGSGIDKVVSAAEVFQLPAPDFRVGETRTTAVLFAHQDFAEMSKPDRIRACYQHCCLQYVSNQRMSNQSLRERFKLPESKTATVSLVIGATKDAGFIKADESDSLSTRYARYLPFWA, encoded by the coding sequence GTGATCACCTTGGATACGCTTAAAAGTTGGCTAACCTGTGTTCGTGAAGACGAACATCTGGAATTCAAAGAAGCCAAGCAGCAATACGACACAACTAAATTGCTGCGTTACTGCGTGGCCTTGGCTAATGAAGGCGGTGGTCATCTGGTGTTGGGCATCAGCGACAAGCCGCCGCGCCGGGTTGTCGGCACACAGGCATTTCAGAATACCGGAGAAATCAAAGCACGAATATTGGAAGCGCTACGCTTTCGAGTTGAGATTACCGAATTGCAGCACCCCGATGGCCGAGTGCTGGTATTCGAAGTTCCACCACGTCCAGTAGGAACGCCGTTCCATTATGAAGGTGCTTATTTGATGCGGGCCGGTGAAGAATTAGTACCCATGAGTTCGGATCAATTGCGCCGAATTATGGCAGAAGGCGAACCTGACTGGTTCGATCAAGTGGCCCGTAAAGAAGCGACAGCCGATGAAGTGATTGCACTTTTGGATACGCAATCGTTCTTTGAATTGATCAGCTTACCTTATCCGACTTCGCGGGATGGGGTGCTGGCGAGGTTAACGCAGGAACGTTTGATCACAGAGCAACCCAGTGGTTGGCTCATTACTAATTTAGCCGCTATTCTTTTGGCAAAGCGGATGGATGCCTTCTCTCCAGATTTAGCGCGTAAGGCCCCGCGTGTGGTGATTTACGACGGCGTCAACAAACTGGTCACTCGTGAGGACAAAGTTAGGGTGCCTGGTTATGCTGTTGGCTTTGAGAGCTTGGTCGATTTTGTACATTCCGCAGCACCCCAGAATCATTTTGTTGAACAGGTGGTGCGTGAGGAAGTAAAAATGTTTCCGCGTCAGGCCATACGTGAGTTGATCGCCAATGCGCTTGTACATCAGGATTTTCAAGCCTCAGGTACATCGGTCATGATCGAAATGTATGCCGATAGATTGGAAGTATCGAATCCCGGTTTGCCGCCGATCAAGGTGGAACGCTTCATTGATGAGTACCGTTCTCGAAATGAGCGGTTGGCGGATTTGATGCGTCGATTGGGCGTTTGTGAAGAAAAGGGCAGCGGTATCGATAAGGTCGTCAGCGCTGCCGAAGTATTTCAATTGCCGGCGCCGGATTTTCGCGTTGGAGAGACACGAACAACGGCGGTACTGTTTGCCCATCAAGATTTCGCCGAGATGAGTAAGCCGGATCGGATACGTGCTTGTTATCAACATTGCTGTTTGCAGTATGTGAGCAATCAACGGATGTCTAACCAGAGTTTGCGGGAGCGCTTTAAGCTTCCCGAATCGAAAACCGCGACCGTTTCACTGGTGATTGGGGCGACTAAAGATGCGGGATTTATCAAAGCCGATGAGTCTGATAGCTTGTCTACCCGTTATGCCCGCTATTTACCTTTCTGGGCGTAA
- a CDS encoding restriction endonuclease subunit S, with the protein MNFDSPSSLDLKGRIPDDWDVLPIEAVTDFQEGPGILAKDFHDSGVPLLRLRNIETPVVHPAGCNFLNPEKVAKKWSHFALQEGDLLISTSASLGRVSVVGSNAVGSIAYTGIIRFRSSSSKLNHKYLRAFLSSAAFVKQAEQMATGSVIKHFGPSHLRQMAIVLPSLNEQVQIAEIFDALDNRIALLRETNATLEAIAQALFKSWFVDFDPVHAKQQGRIPEGMDEATVALFPDSFVETELGLLPMGWRIGSLGDIAQTSRRQIQPSELHAGQHYVGLEHIPRKSLSLSDWGNAEKLESAKAAFAEGDILFGKLRPYFHKVVIAPFAGVCSTDILVCNPINPAYFGVVAMNLFSTLLIDYAERLSNGAKMPRINWKDLAAYSICIPPELLAENFSNAIKPLIGRIMANVHQAKTLASLRDTLLPRLISGQMGLPDAENLIEDFA; encoded by the coding sequence ATGAATTTTGATAGCCCTTCATCTTTGGATTTGAAGGGGAGGATTCCAGATGATTGGGATGTTCTACCCATTGAGGCTGTAACTGACTTTCAGGAAGGGCCTGGCATTTTGGCCAAAGACTTCCACGACTCAGGAGTGCCGTTGCTACGGCTAAGAAATATTGAAACTCCAGTCGTACACCCAGCTGGCTGTAATTTCCTTAACCCAGAGAAAGTTGCCAAAAAATGGAGTCATTTCGCCTTGCAGGAAGGCGATTTATTGATCAGTACGAGCGCATCTCTTGGGCGAGTGAGCGTTGTTGGCAGCAATGCCGTAGGCTCAATAGCATATACGGGTATTATTCGTTTTCGGAGTTCAAGTTCCAAACTTAACCACAAGTATCTTCGCGCATTTTTGTCCTCTGCGGCATTCGTAAAGCAGGCGGAACAAATGGCAACTGGAAGTGTTATCAAGCATTTTGGACCATCCCATCTTCGACAGATGGCAATAGTCCTGCCAAGTTTGAATGAGCAGGTGCAGATTGCCGAGATTTTTGACGCTCTTGACAATCGTATCGCCCTCTTGCGAGAAACCAACGCCACGCTCGAAGCTATCGCCCAGGCGCTGTTCAAATCATGGTTTGTCGATTTCGATCCCGTCCACGCCAAACAGCAAGGCCGCATCCCGGAAGGCATGGACGAAGCGACAGTCGCACTGTTTCCTGATAGCTTTGTGGAAACTGAACTGGGGTTGTTGCCGATGGGGTGGCGAATAGGATCGCTTGGTGACATTGCACAGACTTCAAGGCGGCAAATACAACCATCGGAGCTACACGCCGGTCAGCATTATGTTGGGCTTGAGCATATTCCCCGAAAATCTCTTTCTCTTTCAGATTGGGGTAATGCCGAAAAGCTTGAAAGCGCTAAAGCAGCCTTCGCTGAAGGCGATATTCTTTTTGGTAAACTGCGGCCTTATTTCCACAAGGTAGTGATTGCCCCATTTGCTGGTGTCTGTTCGACGGATATTCTGGTTTGCAACCCAATCAATCCAGCCTATTTCGGTGTTGTTGCAATGAATTTGTTCAGTACGTTGCTGATTGACTATGCCGAGCGTCTGTCTAATGGCGCAAAAATGCCTCGTATAAATTGGAAGGATCTGGCAGCCTATTCTATCTGTATTCCACCTGAGCTATTGGCCGAAAATTTCAGTAACGCGATCAAGCCGTTGATTGGGCGAATAATGGCAAACGTTCATCAAGCCAAAACCCTAGCTTCCCTTCGTGATACCTTACTTCCCCGCCTGATCTCTGGACAAATGGGCTTGCCAGATGCCGAAAACCTTATCGAGGATTTTGCGTGA